Proteins encoded together in one Meles meles chromosome 7, mMelMel3.1 paternal haplotype, whole genome shotgun sequence window:
- the ARL5B gene encoding ADP-ribosylation factor-like protein 5B gives MMGLIFAKLWSLFCNQEHKVIIVGLDNAGKTTILYQFLMNEVVHTSPTIGSNVEEIVVKNTHFLMWDIGGQESLRSSWNTYYSNTEFIILVVDSIDRERLAITKEELYRMLAHEDLRKAAVLIFANKQDMKGCMTAAEISKYLTLSSIKDHPWHIQSCCALTGEGLCQGLEWMTSRIGVR, from the exons ATGATGGGGCTGATCTTCGCTAAACTGTGGAGTCTCTTCTGTAATCAAG aaCACAAAGTAATTATAGTGGGACTGGATAATGCAGGGAAAACCACCATTCTTTACCAATT CTTAATGAATGAAGTGGTTCATACATCTCCAACCATAGGAAGCAACGTTGAAGAAATAGTTGTGAAGAACACTCACTTTCTCATGTGGGATATTGGTGGTCAGGAGTCACTGCGCTCATCCTGGAACACGTATTACTCAAACACAGAG TTCATCATTCTTGTTGTTGATAGCATTGACAGGGAACGACTAGCCATTACAAAAGAAGAACTATACAGAATGTTGGCTCATGAG GATTTACGGAAGGCTGCAGTCCTTATCTTTGCAAATAAACAGGATATGAAAGGGTGCATGACAGCAGCTGAAATCTCTAAATACCTCACCCTTAGTTCAATTAAGGATCATCCGTGGCACATTCAGTCCTGCTGTGCTTTAACAGGAGAAGG GTTATGCCAAGGTCTAGAGTGGATGACCTCCCGGATCGGTGTGAGATAA